One Alkaliphilus sp. B6464 genomic window carries:
- a CDS encoding chromate transporter produces MIYLKLFLEFFKIGLFAVGGGLATLPFLQQLIDKYGWITHEQLLDMIAISESTPGPIGVNTATFVGNTTAGTLGGVVATIGIITPSVIVILIIAHYFARFSEKPIVKSSFYGIRPAVTGLIAAVAFQVAKIALFDIEKYKITNKILSILDLKAIALFSIMLYLINKYKKHPILYLVGAAFVGIIFKY; encoded by the coding sequence ATGATTTATTTAAAGCTATTTTTAGAGTTTTTTAAAATAGGATTATTCGCTGTAGGTGGAGGTCTTGCCACCCTACCTTTTCTTCAACAGTTAATAGATAAATATGGATGGATTACCCACGAGCAATTGTTAGATATGATAGCAATTTCAGAGTCTACACCAGGTCCCATAGGGGTAAATACAGCCACATTTGTAGGTAATACAACAGCTGGAACATTAGGTGGTGTAGTAGCAACCATAGGAATTATAACTCCATCTGTCATAGTAATATTAATAATTGCTCATTATTTTGCGAGATTTAGTGAAAAGCCTATCGTAAAATCTAGTTTTTATGGAATTAGGCCAGCAGTAACAGGGCTAATTGCAGCGGTAGCCTTTCAAGTGGCAAAAATTGCCTTGTTTGATATTGAAAAATATAAGATTACAAATAAAATTTTATCAATATTAGATTTAAAGGCAATTGCGTTATTTTCAATTATGCTATATTTAATAAACAAATATAAAAAACATCCAATACTATACTTAGTAGGTGCTGCTTTTGTAGGCATTATATTTAAATACTAG
- a CDS encoding alanyl-tRNA editing protein, whose product MEKLYYKNPYEKDFIADIINIIEEDNKFHILLDKTYFYPEGGGQPSDTGYIESTPVVYVYDKEGSIYHVVERKPSKIKKVKCKIDWERRYDHMQQHLGQHILSASLIELFNANTVGFHLGKEYSTIDIDKVISDDNFRKAENMANEIILNNIPVEVLYPTNKELKKLSLRKLPPKTENQIRLVKIGDVDINACCGTHPYSTIEVQLVKFTRWEKYKNGMRIEFLCGKRAVEDYTAKHERVKEIGRLLSVSENDILEDIGRISKELRGTNAEIKSLKDEVAGYVVEKMLLNTESIKDVKIIKEVYNDVDLKYVNTLASKLAASPNVVALFGVVSEDKAHLIFMRSKDLRMVNMGTLLKDAITLIDGKGGGSDFSAQGGGRNNNNLESCLEYAYNNVKDLVVSGN is encoded by the coding sequence TTGGAAAAGCTTTATTATAAAAATCCTTATGAAAAAGACTTCATTGCTGACATAATAAATATAATAGAGGAAGATAATAAGTTTCATATCTTACTTGATAAAACCTACTTTTATCCTGAAGGTGGGGGACAGCCAAGTGATACTGGTTATATAGAATCTACTCCTGTAGTTTATGTTTACGATAAAGAAGGAAGTATATATCATGTAGTAGAAAGAAAACCTTCTAAAATTAAAAAAGTTAAATGCAAAATAGATTGGGAAAGAAGATACGATCATATGCAGCAGCACCTAGGACAGCATATTCTATCTGCCTCTTTAATCGAGCTTTTCAATGCTAACACTGTTGGTTTCCATCTTGGAAAAGAGTATTCTACTATAGATATAGATAAGGTAATTAGTGATGATAACTTCAGGAAGGCAGAAAACATGGCTAATGAGATAATACTTAACAATATCCCTGTCGAAGTTTTATATCCGACTAATAAAGAACTAAAAAAACTCTCCCTTAGAAAACTACCTCCTAAGACAGAAAATCAAATTAGATTAGTCAAAATTGGGGATGTCGACATTAATGCATGCTGTGGAACACACCCATACTCTACTATTGAAGTTCAGCTAGTTAAATTTACTAGATGGGAAAAATATAAAAATGGTATGAGAATAGAGTTTCTGTGTGGAAAAAGAGCTGTAGAGGATTACACTGCAAAGCATGAAAGAGTAAAAGAAATAGGTAGGCTATTATCCGTAAGTGAAAATGATATATTAGAAGATATAGGACGTATATCCAAGGAACTTAGGGGGACTAATGCTGAAATAAAATCCTTAAAGGATGAAGTAGCTGGATATGTAGTAGAGAAAATGCTTTTAAATACAGAATCTATAAAGGATGTAAAGATAATTAAAGAAGTATATAATGATGTGGACTTAAAATATGTTAACACTTTAGCTTCTAAGTTAGCAGCTTCCCCTAATGTAGTAGCTTTATTTGGGGTTGTTTCAGAAGATAAGGCTCACCTTATATTTATGCGTTCTAAGGATTTAAGAATGGTGAATATGGGCACCCTTCTAAAGGATGCCATAACCCTAATAGATGGTAAAGGTGGCGGCAGTGATTTTTCAGCCCAAGGTGGTGGAAGAAATAACAATAATTTAGAGTCCTGCCTAGAGTATGCCTATAATAATGTTAAGGATTTAGTAGTGTCCGGTAATTAA
- a CDS encoding chromate transporter, with the protein MKDLWELFTMFFRIGAFTFGGGYAMLPIIQNEVVEKRKWATDDEIIDYYAIGQCTPGVIAVNTATFIGYKKKGVIGGIAATLGVVLPSLMIITIIATFFKHFQDYKVVQYAFGGIRVGVVALIANTVIKMLKQTVKDRIGIAIFISAFLIIAFIDISPIVVIVMAALVGILKGKNVEVKEDNIG; encoded by the coding sequence ATGAAGGATCTATGGGAACTATTCACTATGTTTTTCCGTATAGGAGCATTTACCTTTGGAGGTGGCTATGCTATGCTTCCGATTATACAAAATGAAGTAGTGGAAAAAAGAAAATGGGCTACCGATGATGAAATTATAGATTATTATGCCATTGGTCAATGTACCCCTGGAGTTATTGCTGTAAATACAGCAACCTTTATAGGCTATAAGAAAAAAGGTGTTATAGGTGGAATTGCTGCCACTCTAGGAGTGGTACTTCCATCTCTAATGATTATTACTATAATAGCAACGTTTTTTAAACACTTTCAAGACTATAAAGTTGTACAGTATGCTTTTGGAGGCATTAGAGTAGGTGTTGTTGCATTGATTGCAAATACAGTAATTAAAATGTTGAAACAAACAGTAAAAGACAGAATAGGTATAGCAATATTTATAAGTGCATTTTTAATCATTGCCTTTATAGACATTTCTCCAATAGTTGTAATAGTTATGGCAGCATTAGTAGGTATTTTAAAAGGTAAAAATGTCGAAGTTAAGGAGGATAATATAGGATGA
- a CDS encoding ABC transporter ATP-binding protein yields MKDNRQQKPTIRPGGGHGRGPVMGMPTEKAKDFKGTLKRLLSYLKPFRLQLTIVMLTAILSTGFSILSPKIMGKATTKLFEGTMKRIEGVAGVSIDFDYILRILFILGTLYIVSAVFSYIQQLIMATVAQKTVYNMRNDVNDKLSRLPLKFFDSHTHGEILSRITNDVDNISNTLQQSITQLITSLITLVGIVVMMLTISPTMTLILVVTLPLYVLVTKSVAKRSQKYFLQQQKTLGELNGHIEEMYTGHKIVKAFSREEKSIEHFDKINETLYDAGWKAQFISGVIMPLMSFVNNIGYVIISVVGGILAIKNAIQIGDVQAFIQYSRQFTQPIVQTANIANILQSTIASAERVFELLDEVEEIPDREDSMVIKMPKGEVAFRNVKFGYKEEEPLIEDMNIDVKPGQTIAIVGPTGAGKTTLVNLLMRFYEIGEGKITVDGFDIRDLNRGHLRSIFGMVLQDTWLFNGTIKDNIAYGRKDATDEEIVRAAKAAHADYFIRTLPDGYETILGEEASNISQGQKQLLTIARAILADPAILILDEATSSVDTRTEVYIQKAMNTLMEGRTSFVIAHRLSTIREADLILVMNEGSIIEKGNHKELLAQQGFYAELYNSQFTGGKKLA; encoded by the coding sequence TGCCCACTGAAAAGGCAAAAGATTTTAAAGGGACACTTAAAAGATTGTTAAGTTATTTGAAACCATTTAGGCTTCAACTTACCATAGTAATGCTAACTGCAATACTAAGCACAGGATTTAGCATACTTAGTCCGAAGATTATGGGTAAGGCAACAACTAAACTTTTTGAAGGAACAATGAAAAGGATAGAAGGGGTAGCTGGAGTTAGTATAGACTTTGATTATATATTAAGAATACTATTTATTTTAGGGACATTATACATTGTTAGCGCTGTTTTTAGCTATATACAACAACTAATTATGGCTACAGTTGCACAAAAAACTGTATATAATATGCGTAACGATGTAAATGATAAGCTTTCTAGGTTACCACTTAAGTTTTTCGATTCTCATACCCACGGAGAGATATTAAGCCGAATAACTAATGATGTCGATAATATAAGCAATACCTTGCAACAAAGCATTACCCAGCTTATTACATCATTAATAACCCTCGTAGGTATAGTAGTTATGATGCTCACTATCAGCCCTACTATGACTTTGATTCTGGTTGTAACACTACCACTATATGTACTAGTAACAAAGTCTGTAGCTAAACGTTCTCAGAAATACTTTTTACAGCAACAAAAGACTTTAGGAGAGCTTAATGGTCATATAGAGGAAATGTATACTGGACATAAAATAGTTAAGGCTTTTTCTAGGGAGGAAAAGTCAATAGAGCATTTCGACAAAATTAATGAAACACTCTATGATGCAGGCTGGAAGGCCCAATTTATTTCGGGCGTAATTATGCCCCTTATGTCCTTTGTTAATAATATTGGATATGTTATTATTTCTGTTGTTGGGGGTATTTTAGCAATTAAAAATGCAATTCAAATAGGAGATGTTCAGGCTTTTATACAATATTCAAGACAGTTTACACAGCCAATAGTTCAAACAGCTAATATAGCTAATATTTTGCAATCTACTATAGCGTCAGCAGAGCGTGTTTTTGAACTTCTAGATGAGGTTGAAGAAATTCCAGATAGAGAAGATAGTATGGTTATTAAAATGCCTAAGGGAGAAGTTGCTTTCCGAAATGTAAAGTTTGGATATAAAGAAGAAGAGCCTCTAATAGAAGATATGAATATAGATGTAAAACCAGGTCAAACAATTGCTATTGTAGGACCAACTGGAGCAGGTAAAACTACTCTTGTAAATCTTTTAATGCGTTTTTATGAAATAGGTGAAGGGAAAATTACCGTTGATGGTTTTGATATTAGAGATTTAAATAGAGGACATTTAAGAAGTATATTTGGTATGGTCCTGCAAGACACATGGCTATTTAATGGCACTATAAAAGACAATATAGCCTACGGTAGAAAAGATGCCACTGATGAAGAGATTGTTAGGGCAGCTAAGGCAGCTCATGCAGACTATTTTATTAGAACTCTTCCGGATGGATACGAAACAATACTTGGAGAAGAGGCATCTAATATCTCTCAAGGTCAAAAACAACTTCTTACAATTGCTCGCGCAATACTTGCTGATCCAGCAATATTAATTTTAGATGAGGCTACAAGTAGCGTAGATACAAGAACAGAGGTTTATATACAAAAGGCTATGAACACACTGATGGAGGGAAGAACAAGCTTTGTAATAGCCCACAGGTTGTCTACAATAAGAGAGGCAGATCTAATATTAGTTATGAACGAAGGTAGTATTATTGAAAAGGGTAATCATAAAGAGCTCTTAGCTCAGCAAGGTTTTTATGCAGAGCTCTATAATAGTCAGTTTACAGGTGGAAAAAAATTAGCTTAA